In Poecilia reticulata strain Guanapo linkage group LG11, Guppy_female_1.0+MT, whole genome shotgun sequence, the genomic stretch GTCAGCATGACGGTCAGCTTGACGGTCAACATGACGGACAGCACGACAGTCAGCGTGATGGTCAGCACGACGGTCAGCGTGATAGTCAGCGTGATAGTCAGCGTGATGGTCAGCACGACGGTCCTCGCGATGGTCAGAGCGGTAGTCAGCATGATCATGCTGATAAAAGTCAGCAAAacctggatttttctgtgggTACTGGCTTGTGTCGTCATCATCAGAACAGTTCTGTCACGCCATTTTTGTCTGCCAAGACCAAACTCTCAGAGGATGCTTTCAAATGGTTTAAGGCAAGTGTTTACATGGAAGGGGACCTCATGTGTTAGCCATGGATTTAAATGGTCAAGAGATGTCTTTTCACTTTGTTTCTATGTTACAGCATATACAGAAGGAACAAGGCAACTTCAGTTATTTTGAAGAAACGATGAATAAGCTTTTTGAGATATTCCCACCCATTCCCGATCTTGGAAAACCGAAGTTTAACGTGTGCTCGACTTGTGCGGTGGTGGGAAATTCTCTTAATCTGAAAGGTTCAAAGTACGGACCTCTTATAGATTCCAAAGACGTAATTATAAGGTAAATATACAGTACATTaggtcatttttaatttacaacttgataaaaatctgtaattatCTTTAATGAATACACCTCTCTTGTAATCAGAATGAACTTTGCCCCAATCAAAGGCTTTGAAGAAGATGTTGGCACCAAAACAACGCATCATGTCATGTATCCGGAGAGTGCAGTTGACTTGGACAACAGTACTCATCTTGTGCTGATTCCATTTAAGATACTCGATCTTGAGTGGCTCATCAGCGCCTTTACAACAGGATTTCATGGAAAGTAAGTTGTATGCGTCTGTTTTGCTCATACATTTTTGGACAAGAAGTTGACCAATATTATCATCCTGCCAATAAGTTAGCCAATATGTACCTatttttgttcaacttttttttttctttttttcttttttatttaagcattcAAGTCCTGACGGCATATACTTTGgcaatttttaaatgacaaatcttTGGGGACTACAGATATACCTGGTGGCTCCAAAGTTAGAGGCAACATCCTTTTCAGGACTTTAACATACACCAGGTCCTTTGTTGACCGTAAAGACCAAAAATGAGCAGTTTTGAAATTAGCCTTCAGAAAATGGTGTACTGTACTTGTTTGTCATCTTTTAACCAAATccccttttatttttgatcattaGAAGCaggttgttgtttatttttctatcacATGTTTGTGACAGTCCAGTTTGGTCTTAGATTTCTCATCAGTATATTAGCTGATTAGTAATAAATTTTCCAAATACTATTGTCCGTCTCAGCTTAATAATGGTATACATTTTATGCTGCCTTTAACAGATCCTATGCACCAATAAAATCCAGAATTCAAGCCAACAAAGATTTGGTAGGTAATGTAATGAATCAATTCAACTCCTATTTGCTTGCAAAGTTGTTAGTCCCATTAATTCAAAACCTTCTTCTTTGTACCAGGTGATTGTGATCAATCCAGCTTTTATGAAGGACGTCCATCAAAATTGGctaaaaaacaaaggaagttaTCCTTCCACTGGTTTTATGACTGTGGTTCTTGCATTTCACATTTGTGATGaggtaaatatttatctttttatactttgtgtaaTAATCTGTTATTTTTGAATAGCATGATCCTATGCGATGGGCTTCTAGATAAGTACTGCAAATTGAATGTGGCTGTGTTATGTTTATGAAGTCCATCTCTTTGCTTAAGATGAGGCAAATTAGAGCATAGAAAATAACTTGCACTCTaagcaaagataaaaaacacattggaaagttattgtttctaaaatatttactgagggttttttttttttttttccagattagtTTATTTGGATATGGGGCAGACCGCAAAGGACGATGGAGCCATTACTTTGaaacactaaaaaacaaaaacttcaaaacaggACAACATCCTGGAAAACAGGAATATGACATACTACAAAAGCTGAATTTTGAAAAAGTAGTGAAACTTTACCCTGGGGTGTGAATTCTTCTCCTGAAACAGACCTGATCAGGTCTGTTTTGTAGACATCAATCCTCTGACACCTCGCTGTCACCTTGTGAACTGTGacttattacattttgtgaGCAATTTTGTTACCCAGAATTTAGATCATGCATCATGACAGCCACCCAACTGTTACACGCACTTGAGTTGCACATACATATTTACGTTTGATCTCAGAACTAGGcagaatttttttctacttttatgaATGTGCCAAAGAATCATGGAAagatcaaaatgtaaatgacaAATAACAAGGTGAACAGAAAAAGCACTTCTTAATCACTGAAAGCCGAAATGTTGAAgaacaaagttaaataaaaacaatgtttaagaaaaaagactgggttcatgatttatttttatttattgcgaAACATCATTTCCATCTCTTTGACATGATCCAAGATATTGGTACATATTAGAGAAAAATGTTAAGCATTTGTGGCAGATTTGTTCCCTCTTTTTATCGTAACAGAAATATGTGTTATCCAAGAGATCAAAACACTTTGTCATAAGAGacaacactgaaaaacaataatttgttgTTAATTCATGAATAATTTTATCATCCGTCAGACAAAAGCTTCCACAAAGATCAACTTCAGCCTAAAGGGGCACATCTGTGACTGCTCTCTCAACACTTCTCAGCACATTCTCTTTATTAGCTAAGCGGCTAATCCAGGATGTGACATCATCATGACTCTCCATTATGTGTGTTTTCCTATGAAGGGCTTGCCTCTGAAAGCACCACTCCTTCATCTATACTGTAAACGCCACACTTCACCAGctgattcatatttttacaacattttctgGACTTCCGTGTGTTAAACAAATCTTGAATTTCCGCTTACACACTAAGCATgccactgtaaaatattaagtCCATGCCATTCTACAATATTAACAATATAGTTCATATGCAATAAAGGTTGTACTACTGACAAATTACTACCCTGAGTCAATAGTTTGTATGTAAAGGTGAcgacattttctgtttggttaGTGTAAAACGACACATCCACACCCCTCACACCATTTCAGGGAATTACTTTActtaattttttcccctctggcAGTAGTGTGGTAGTACACATcctttgtaaaatgtaatttgtcaTTTAATGTACCTTTACTGGAACTAGGAAAGTAACAGTGAACATCTAATAggtatcatttaaaaaaaaatgttgcttggaCATTGTCAACATGATTGGCTCTGACTGGATACGGAGATTTAGGGCCCCACACATTGCAGTCTGTGACAAATAATGGGTCATTATATCCATGACACATTATGAATTGTGTCATGGATAATTTGACGTGATTCCCAATCGacatagttttgtgttttagtaaCTTTATATCCTAATATGCTATTCAAAAGTAGTTCAACCTGCAAATTAACCTGTTCGtgtcatgtttaatttttaagccgtagttgttttgaagcaatctgattggtgGGCGTAGGGTTTAGCTTTgtgctacactgccccctatagGTTTGgaaagtttaaaacaacactAAGGGGCAGATTTGTGCGGGTTCATGTAGATGAAACCTTTTCTGAAAACGATTCCATGTGTACgatatatatttaaacaatCTGGtggagatatttgtttttataaagacttGGCTACGTGTGTACACTGTTAGGTATTTTCTGAAACCTACATggaaaaagagaaccacagacaacgtatatgagtttttagccaaacttctgcagaaggagaaaaactctgtcaactgttcctccgagccgttcacagagcgttctgaagatctttgggtagagcttgtcttttattatcaaacttcaaagagggaggataggcaagatagacagcagaggaaacagcagaggtcgtaaaacatcgtacccaaacacagcaaaggtcgtaaaacaatttaacatctggcctacgatctgagcccggttcaaatctcggtcaaactgtttcacatgaagataacaggcagctgtgacctccaggtcagttcacacatacagtttaaagaagagaacactttaaactgactaacattagactgaatatgaactaaagtaacaacaaaatgataataccaaaaaatctctatcataCACGTTTTGATTCTAATAAGCTTACTCTTTATAGGAATTTTTAGTTTGAGTCCTAgttacatttagtttattgtACTTTGTTTTCCCCCtcattttaatcatattttgtcATCGTGAGCCTTAATTTCCacaaccaaaaaacaagaaatgcgCTTATTTTGGACGGGAAACACCACAAATGGCTAGCGACGGCCCTGCATATAGCCAACAGAATGTGTCTGCAGGTTGATATATTAATATGCAACATTTCCCCCACTAATTGAGTGCCATCTACATAATTGACTTTTCTAGAGCAGCTATGACCAGGGAATTCAGATGAAAAAGCAACCCATTCAGTATGccataattaattttatagCATTTAATAATATTccaatttgcattaaaaaaaaaaagttcaaagaaaaaagCCTTTGCTAAGAATGTGTTCACCTTCCcttctgttctctctctctctctctctctctctctctctagctctctcttttctcttggGTATCTACATAATTAGCAAAccactcctctctctctccacttCAGGGATTAGACAGACTCCCTTcgctaaaataataaacagcctTACCAATATCTTCGCATGAAACCTGTTTCGTGGAAGTCAAATTCCCGCCCGCCAGTGGACGCATTTTGAAGATTCGTAGAAAATTATGGCAGCTATGACAAATGTACACACACAGGTAAGACATGAAccaaaaattacacaaaatatctgcattcatttatataaaaatatgatgcGTAATTCTGCCTCTCCTAATCATTACTATCTCCTATCCTGCTGCTAGAAGGAATTAAAAGTGTtgagatcaaataaaacaatgactTGTTGAACACCAActgaaggcttttattttacGTCAGAAGTAATTCCTGCTTTGACGCTCTTCCCATGCTGAAATTACTTCCCATCATAACAATCACCAGTCCAGGGCATCTAAAGTGAAGCTGCTGGTTTTGCTGCTGGCTCTGACCACCGTCATCGTGTTTCTAAAGTCTGATCTCACCAACTGGCTCCGGCTACAAGATCAAAACCCGTGTGCTTGCGAGAAGTGTTTGTCTGAAGACAACCTGTTGGCTCTTCATCGCCTGAACCATTCCGTGGAGCCGTTCCTGACTGCAAACACCAACGTCTCTGCGGATGCTTTCAGATGGTGGAAGGTTAGGGAAAATAATGCAAACCTCTTTTCCTTGATTTGAAAACCAGTCTGACAGCATGCTGTTTGTTCTGGTCAACAGCGCTTGCAGCACGAACAAAGGGACTTCAATTATTATAAATCAACAGTGCACAAGCTGTTCAAGCTCTTCCCACCTGTTGTCGATTATGGAGAGCCCAGTTCTGACAGCTGCAGGACTTGTGCTGTTGTGGGAAATTCGGCCAATTTGAAAGGATCACATTATGGATCGCTGATAGACTACCAAGATGTTGTTATGAGGTAAGATCTTCAGTAAAAGGAATTATCCTGCATTTAGTCTGTCACGTGAGTGAAGTGTTTATAAAAACTGTCCCTCCATCCCATTTAGAATGAACACTGCTCCCATCAAAAACTATGAAAGCGACGTCGGGACCAAAACGACTCATCGCGTCATGTATCCAGAGAGTGCCATGGATTTAGATAACTCCACTCATCTTGTGCTGTTTCCCTTCAAGATAAACGACCTCAAGTGGGTCATCCAGGCCTTTACAACAGGATTTTATGGAAGGTGAGTCATGTTCATTTGTGGAATGAAGATTCCACAATAGTTTGAGGAATCTTTGGTGTTTTGTCCTCCAAAGAGTTGCTCATTGTAATGTAATCAAGACACACTTTATACTTGTTTCGTTTCTATTACCTCCAATAaagactgttaaaaaaaattacatttacaagaaGAAGTCTCCAGAGGTAttattgaaacattaaaattagtgactaagatttttatttgattaaactaaatatgaaatgtaaaaaattctTAAAGTTTAGTCCCTTCCCTCGCACATCTTAATTGGTTCAGTCTTTTTATGTATAACCTGTGATAGACTGCCCCTCTGTCCAGGGTACCCAGCCTCTTGCCCAGTAGCTGCTGGAGTTGGTCACCAGCTCCTGTGGTTCTGCATGTACAAGAGggtctagagcagtggttcttaaccttttttgaggtaccgaacccaccagtttcatatgcgcattcactgaacccttctgtagtgataaataaaatatgtgtttttcccccccaaattcaagacataggggtgacccaactagagtctagttgggtcaccccaagatctctaagtcttcttaaaaggtagagtctctgagaacagttcttcaaaatataggcagtgttttcagcaaagttgagctgactgtccaggaacgacccaaggtatttaaaatttgccacagtttcaacaggttggccatcgaggaaaatggaaccactttaaggtctttagataatttaattagctctacattcttaagagactgaaaaatttataataaataataaagactttgcggtattccgatttagtaatgtaattatattagttgtgttaccacctccaccccactagaggcagtaccaaccccgaaaagatgcgacgaaggagcagatttagaagttcaccgaaagctacagaatttggtaaaaactgtgagctttgctgaagtaattaaagacacaagttcaaatccatgctgagagtggaactccttcaatcagggctcctccacagcgctgattggctaagcaatgtaacgtgatcctctgcagcaagtgatggcaaagcggcaCGTCATCACGattttacacaagtgtgtctttacctccgcggcagaggctccgccgaacccctgagaccgactcattgaacccctggggttcgatcgaacccaggttaagaaccactggtctagacaATGAAAAGATGgataattttttatgttaacaGTCTGACAGTATCCATCCACAAATTGGCTTTTACTGTTGACAACGtaggtccttttttttttttttaaggttcattcacaccagcgctgtttagtccgctttaattgaGCTCTCGCTTGTTTGCCTGGAAAGTCCTGTTTGTTTGGGTGTTGTGAATGTGCAAAAACGCAAACTCTGGTTCACCTAAAAACCTAGATCTGAGTTcagttaaagtgaactctggtgtggttcagCACTGAGATGGACTGGAAACCTGTCCAATGGACCCTCATCTCCAGAACCCCAGACCTTCCCAGGGAGGTTTCAGAGTTTGATCCCCCTGTAGTTGGAACTCACTCTGCAGTTCCTTTTTTTGAATAGTGGGCCTACTGGTATGCAAATCCAGGGGAACTACCCCCGATGTTCACTCAATATTTGAGTTGTGTAAGCCAGAAAGCCCCCCACAACATCCAGAACTTTAAGGAACTCTGGGCAAATCTCATCCACCCTCAGAGGGCCTTACCAccgaggagtttttttttagtcaccTTGGTAACCTCAGAACCAGAGATCAGACAGAGCGACCCACAGTCCCCAGGCTCCACTTCCTCAGTGGAAAGCATGCCGGAGACAGATGTACcatgttcagtttttaatagGATGTTCTGCTATAAAGACCTGCTGTGCAACAGACGGAATGATATTCATTTTACAGTATATCTTAGGTAGTGGTCCATACTGTAGAGTACATGTCACTACATGTGCTATCCCCCTGTGAGTCTGCATGGTGACTGCACAATTGGTTGTATGGCAACCAAAAATCAGAACACACTTTCTTTCCAATCCatcacaattgttttttttcccctttccatAGCTGCAATAATCAAATCCACTCTTTAATTTAAGTAGGCTATTACATCTTTTCCTTGACTAACATATAGTGAACATGCAACTTTTACTAAACTCTCCTTTTGCTAATGAATACACAGGGGAGAAGGGACCCAGGCAAGAATGCCACGGTATATTTTCAttagttattttagtaataattGTACTCCTGCAGGCCCTcatcttgaaaaatgtgttgtataATACAAAAATGACTAACTCCCTACTCCTACTTCATCATTATCAATATCACAGTTttgttaaaatgctttaaaattcTACAAAAAGTATTGCTACAAGCTGAAGTTATTACAGcctggtttgttttttggtaaattCCTCCATCATCCATTGCCTCTGAGTGTAAATTATTTCCTTGTTACTTGACTGAATCAATTTATGCTACTTTAAGTACCTATAATCTGATGTGACAAGCATAATGTTGCTGTATTTAGCAGGCCTATCTAAACATTAACTGTagattaaacaataaaaaaataccttgGTTTTTCATACACACCTGAGGGCAATTCAGAGAAAGTGCTTAACAGTGATGTTTTTTGCATCTTGGCTGGAAGCCAGACAGGAAGAACTTACAATCTCCATGCAGAAATGCCTTTGGCTGTGCAACTCTTATGAGCAAGTCGAAGGTTTGAAGTATGCTGTGTTTAAGCTCTTCTGTTGTGTGTTGACACTGCAGAGAGACAGAAGATTCTTGTCCAATGAGTCAGGTACAAAGACTCGTTCTACAGAACTAGCAGCCAAGAGAACATGACAGGCTTTTTTATTAATAAGACAAACAGGTTTGTGAAGACTTCAAATATCAATCTAGCTTTAATTTAGCTACCTTAACATTAGCCACGTAGCCACTTAAGAGGGAAGTGCCGGCAGAGACAAACGTTTGATGTTTCTTACCACTTGAAGCGAGGatcaaaagacattttttgtcagttttatgtTGTAAACAGCAATTTTTACGACTCTATTCTGttggttttttaaatattctcaaTATGCTTTCACAGAATTGTATTGCACCTGCTGTAAAGCATGTGAAGTGTCACACTTGATGTGATGTACAAAATTGAGATTTAAGGCTGAtggaaaactgatttaattcaaattaaatcaagTTAAATGTCTATCAATAATTTACCATGGCATAGTCTATTTGGTTAAACTAGCACTATTGACATTGCCTAtgacattttgtgtattttacctCATCAATGGTTTTTCTATTACAATGTGTTTATTAAGGGAGCAATGcttgttttgaatttgtttgaGTTGGAAATGTTGGCGGTGTTTTTGGTAAACCCTTTACGGAGCCAAACCCTTCTTTGGACTCAGGATTTAATTCAACATAATAATCCCTCCAGTGAGTcttgcaaaactattttttgttggttataattttttgctttactAACTTCACCATTCACCCTGCTGAACACatactttaatatgttttcactTTGCCCAGTACTGACTCTAAATCGATGAGTTCCACTTCTCGTTTgcatcttttatgttttatttaatgtttactagtctttttaccattttaaagaGATGAATCAGTTGTAATTTCTGTCGTTTGATTTAACAGATCATATGCaccaataaaatccaaaataaaagccaacaaAAATTTGGTGAGTGGTATCTAATGTAATGGactattcttattcttattcttattattattattattattattattattattattattattattattattaatctgatcataattaattttgaatCTTACTAACTCGTTAAAGGTGATGGTGGTCAATCCAGCCTTTATGAGATATGTTCATGAGATTTGGctgaaaaaaaagggagattATCCATCCACCGGCTTTATGGCTTTGATCCTTGCACTTCACATTTGTGATGAGGTGAGTACACTCAGCTCATTTCCTTAAATTGATTATGAAGTTCCTTCTGTTTTCGACTGTAAACTGTGGATCACCATTGGCAAGAAATGTGACATCAATCTCAGTAGGAGAATA encodes the following:
- the LOC103472013 gene encoding CMP-N-acetylneuraminate-beta-galactosamide-alpha-2,3-sialyltransferase 1-like; translated protein: MKAVFFTPSHTFRVYLYVYGMYLELRRMYSFTRLKLFSNDKNPTARWSFHLKLLTFLLFVTIIGVFLKSINCEWRWFQDQSQHDGQHDGQLDGQHDGQHDSQRDGQHDGQRDSQRDSQRDGQHDGPRDGQSGSQHDHADKSQQNLDFSVGTGLCRHHQNSSVTPFLSAKTKLSEDAFKWFKHIQKEQGNFSYFEETMNKLFEIFPPIPDLGKPKFNVCSTCAVVGNSLNLKGSKYGPLIDSKDVIIRMNFAPIKGFEEDVGTKTTHHVMYPESAVDLDNSTHLVLIPFKILDLEWLISAFTTGFHGKSYAPIKSRIQANKDLVIVINPAFMKDVHQNWLKNKGSYPSTGFMTVVLAFHICDEISLFGYGADRKGRWSHYFETLKNKNFKTGQHPGKQEYDILQKLNFEKVVKLYPGV
- the LOC103472015 gene encoding CMP-N-acetylneuraminate-beta-galactosamide-alpha-2,3-sialyltransferase 1-like, coding for MAAMTNVHTQSRASKVKLLVLLLALTTVIVFLKSDLTNWLRLQDQNPCACEKCLSEDNLLALHRLNHSVEPFLTANTNVSADAFRWWKRLQHEQRDFNYYKSTVHKLFKLFPPVVDYGEPSSDSCRTCAVVGNSANLKGSHYGSLIDYQDVVMRMNTAPIKNYESDVGTKTTHRVMYPESAMDLDNSTHLVLFPFKINDLKWVIQAFTTGFYGRSYAPIKSKIKANKNLVMVVNPAFMRYVHEIWLKKKGDYPSTGFMALILALHICDEVSVFGYGADNDGNWSHYFETLKRKNFKTGPHPGKHEYALIHELAQNKTIRLYKGW